A stretch of DNA from Candidatus Krumholzibacteriia bacterium:
GCAAGGTCTCGCGGTGATCTTCGTCGACTCCGACGTTCCCATGCTCCTCGTCGGCACACCCCATCGGTTCAAGGTCGAGGCGCAGAAATGGCTGGAGATCTCCATCACCGAAGGCGGTCCCTTGGTGACCGACGCCGCAGTGCTGCACGAGATCCTGCGCCGGTACGTCGCGATCGACTGCCGCGAGGCGATCCAGCCCTGTCTCGATGTCCTTCTCGGTGTGGTGGACGAGGTGCTTCCCATCGACGCCGGCGCCGTCGAGAGAGCCAAGACCATCGTCTTCGGCCACCCCCGGCTCTCGGCGCGGACCGCGCTCCACCTCGCAGTGATGGAACGGCACGGCGTCGACCGCGTCATGAGCTTCGACGCGAGCTTCGACGACTTCCCGGAGATCCAGAGAGTCAGGTATTGACCGCGGTCACGGGGGCGTGGTGAAGGTGCGATCACTCGAATATGCAAACCCGATCTCCGGCCTGGTGGTGTGCCGTTCCTCGAAGCTGGCCAGCTCGTCCACGTTGGCGTACTGGAAGTACTTGTAGACGGCCCACGTGTAGTACCCGCCGGGTCGCAAGCCGAAACCATGCTCGCGAAGATCGGGTATCCGCGTGCTCGTTCCGTTCAGGAAAAGGACGAAGTTTGTAGGCCCGGTGATCCAGACACAATAGACACCCGGCCCTCCACCCTCCATCCAGCGAAACTCTGTCCACCGGCCCACCACCGATGCATTCGCTGGCGCAATGATCTGCGGCGATAGGGGTAGATCGAGAACGATTCCGGATTCTGGCGGTGTGATGTGGGGCCGCCGTCGGAAGGTGTGCTGGCCCTCCTGAGAAGCGAACGCTTCGACGGAGAATTCGGCGTCAGGGAGGATCGGAACCGTGTAGTCGAAGGTCGCTCCGGGAATCGGGCGGCGATACTGCCAATTGTAGAGGAAGGATGCCCCGCCGATACTCATCATGGTGGTGATCGATTCGAGCTCGTAGCCGCTCGGGATCCCGACGGAGCCGCTGACCTGCGCCTCTGGAGGATCGGAGAGATCCGCCCCGGTGAATCCCTCAGTGGTGGAGCTACCGGCGGTGAGGACGAGTGGACGGCTGGCGAAGGCATCGTATTGCGCCGGCAGACCGTCCGCTCCGGCCGTCCAGCGCAGCAGGTAGAGCGTGCCCTCGACCGTCGGTCCCGACCACCGCACCTCAAGGGTGAAGTCGCCGGTGGAAGGGCTGGCAATGGCCCCCGAAACCATGTCGTTGGGGGCGAAGTACACCTTGGTCGTCTTGTCAGCCGCAGGAGGTACGACTCCACTGATCGTGGCCGTAGAGAATGAAACAAACGGAGGGTTGAATCCGCCTCGGCCAAGGCCTCCGCCCCAGAACTCGAAGAACGGGTCTCTGCGGGTCAGGCCGGAGTAGACGAGGGCCGAGGCCCCGTTGAGAAGCGTGATGTCATAGGTGGGGCCGACACGGTCGACCCGAAACATGCCTGCGGCGTCGCTGTTCACCGGGGGCTTGTTGCCGACGATGACGACGACTCCCTCGGCCGGCTGGCCGTCCGTGTATTGGATCCTGCCTTCGATCGAACTGCGTGCCGGGGCTGCAGGATCCTCGGCGCAAGCGCCGAGAATCGCGGCGAAAAGGGAAACGCAACAGGCCCGGAAATGCTTCATGGCGGTCCAACCCGAGAATTGCGCCAGGCAGTCGCCACAGCCTAGCAGGTACCCGCCTTGTAGGGGGAGTGGACGGCTCCGCCTCAGCTCCCGGTGCTGCCGGCGGCCGGCTCCTGCCCGGGTGTTCCGGCGGCGACGTCCTGACCGGGTGTTTCGGCAGCGGGAGGCTCCGCCGTGGCGGGGGACTCGGTGGGCGTCGCGCCGAGCTTCAGCTCCTCGACGTAGTTCATCCGCAGGTCGAGCAGCAGCCGCGACAGGAGCTTCTCCTCCTCCGCATGCAAATTGCCGCGGGTCTTCTCCTGCAGCGCCCCCAGCAGATCGATACTCTCCTTGGCGGCGTCCAGGTCGCGGGCGGACTTGCCCGTCACCGGGTGCGACACCTTCCCGAGCTGCACCCAGGTGGTGTAGTGCAGCTGCATGATCAGACTGACGAACAGCTCGTTCACCGACGTCTCGCTCATGCGTCGACTCCTTCTGCCTCGGAACTCGTTCTTCCTCAGAACTCGCGGATGAAGCGCGCCGCATAGCTGCGCACATCTTGATCGTTGAGCACGTGGAAGTGGCGCAAGCGCTCGATCGTCTGCCCCGAGAAGCGGGCCAGCGGGATGTAGAGCAGCTTGCGGCGCCACCGGCGTGCGAGCAAGCGCCAGCGCGCCCGCGGCGGCCGCGGCGCCACCAGCACCACGTGCCGCTCCTGCGAGTGCAGGAGCGCCCCCGCCACCAGCCGGTCCGGCGCGGTGCGGGTGAAGTCGAGCCGGGCATCGTGCCAGATATCCGGGAGGAGCCGCGGCGGGAAGAGCAGGAAGAGCCCGCCGTATCTCGCCAGCGCCACACCCGGGCCCACGAGCTGCTCGCGGAAGGGCGTGGCGAAGAAGCAGAGCGTCGATTCCTCCTCGTGCTCGGCATACCAGGTGGAACGCCAGGCATAACGGTCCTCGTCCACGGGATCCTCGAAGAGGAATACCACCACCTCCACCTCGCCCCGGCTCGGCGGCACCTCCTTCACGTAGAGGTCGCCGGTGTGCCAGTTGCGCAGCGTCTCGCGCATGTCGATCCCGTCCTTGAGGGAGCTGGTGAACTTCTCGCTCCGCGCCAGATCCTCGGCGAGCAATGCACGCGCCTGCTCGCGGACGTGGGTGTTGAAGCTCTCGATGCGGTCGTCCTCGGGAGGCCAGGAGCACTGGCGGAAGGGATTCCAGCGCTGCACCCAGCGCTGCCGCCGCACCGGATCGGGCTGCGGTTTGAGCGCTAGGTGGCGCCAGAAGCGCGGCGGCCCGGGCAGTCGCGACACGAGCTCCATCTGCCCGCCGCCGCCGAGGATGCCCTCGCCGTCGCCGACGCGCGCCGCCTGCAACGGCGCCGGCTGCCCTTGGTAGGGATACTGCTTGGCGGTCTCGACCAAGGCGACGGCGAAGGAATCGCCGGCCACCTGCTTCGCCGCCACTGCCAAAGTGTAGAGGTCCGGCGTCAGCCGCCCGTCCATGAGGGTGAGATTGCGAACGTACTGCAGGAGCACGCGCAGCACCTGCGGCGACACCCAACGCTGCTCCGGCGGGCGATCCTTGTCCCAGAGGGAGCGGGCCGCGAGCAGCAGCTCCTTCACCCCGTCCACCGACAGATGCTCGTCGCTTCGCAGCTCCCGCCGGAACTTCTCGTAGAGTGCGGTCACGAAAGGCAGCTCGCCGAGAGCGAAGTAGAGCGTTTCCGGCGTCACCTTCCAGGCTTGAGGGCGCTGCCAGGAGCGCTGGTGTTCCGGGTAGCTGGCGCGCTCGCGATACGCGTCGCGGATCCACGGCCAGTCCTGCACCGCCGGCAGGAAAAGGATCGCCTCGTGTTCGAGCTCGAGCCGGTGCAGCTCGAAGGCCATCCGCCGCAGCCGTCCTTCCCGCGGCGCTCCCGGCTCGGGCGTGGCGATGAAGGGCAGGATCGCCGCGGCGAAGCGCTCGGGCTTGACGCGTTTGAGGGCGTACGGATCGGGAACGGGTTCCGAGTACGGCTCGTAATGCGGCTCTTCCAGATCCACGAAGGCCCGCGGCACGTGCTCCTGCAGCGCCACCCGCAGCCCCGCGATCACCGGCTGGCACGGCTCGACGGGGACGTAGCTGCCCCGTTCCCCATCCGGGGCCGCTTGGACGACGAGGTGCACCTCGGGCAGCTTGTGCACCACGGCTTCCACTGCGGCCTGGAACGACGCCGGCAGCGGCACGGCCAGGCAATCGAAGTGGCGCTCCAGCAGCAGGCGGCGTACTTCCTGGGCGAAGTCGCCGCTACCATGCACCACGGGAAACGCGGTGATGCGCGGGGAGAAGGCGAAGATCGGCTCTGTGTCCTGCTTCGTCATCGTGGCTCGTCGGCGGCGCGGCGCGGGGGCCCGGCCGCCCGGCGCCCGGCCGGCCTGCACCCGCCAGGCGCCGTCCTATTCCTCGTCCTCTTCATCTTCGGCCAGCCGGTCCGGGTGCAGCGGATCTTCGGGATCGAAGAAGAAGTCGCCGAGGCCGAGGGGTCCCCGTGCCTGGCCCTGCGCCCGCCGGCGCTTGGCGGCCAGCGTCTCCAGTTCCAGGGCTTCCTCGCCGAGGACGCGCAACACCGCCTCGCGCCACGCCGTGTCCTTGGAGAGCGGGTGCCCTTTCTCCTGGGCCCGGCGCTTCACGGCGTACTGCACGATGTGCGCCCCATCGCGGGGCGAGAAGTCGAGGCCGAGACCGTGGGCCCGCTGCAGGAAATCCACCGTGAGGTTGATGAGCTCCGGTTCCGCGAAGGGCAAGTGGTACTGCAGGATGGCGATCTCATCTTCCCGATTCGGGAACTGCACTTCCAGCGTCGGCTGCAGGCGCGACAGGATGTAGTCCGGGATCTCGAAGGTGGACTCGTCCTCGTTCATGGTGACGCAGGCGCGGAAGTCCGCGTGCGCCGGCACCATGATGCCGGCGATGATGCTCTCGACGTACCGGCGCTGGTCGAAGAGCGGCGCCAGGGACGCCCAGCTCTTCTCGTTCATGCGGTTGCCCTCGTCGAGGATGCAGACGCCGCCGCGCACCATGGCGGTCACCAGCGGCGAAGCGTGGTAGACGATGCGGCCAGCCTCGGCGAGCACCGGAGTGATCAGGAGATCCTCGGGGCGCGTGTCCGCGGTGCACTGGAAGATGTAGAGCTGCTGTTCCCGCTCCCGCGCCGCCGCCATGCCGAGAGTGGTCTTGCCGATTCCCGGCACACCTTTGATGCGGGGCACGAGGGGTGCGTCCTCCGCATCCACGACCAGCCAGCAGGCGAGCAACTGGCGCAGGACCTCGTCCTGGCCGATCCACTCCCGCTGCGTCTCGTCGGGCCGGGCGAGCTGGAAGCGCACGCCATCCTGCTCCGCCCAGCGACCGTCTTGGCTCAGGGCCACCGGACGCGAACGACTGCGCCGCGGCGGCCGCTTCGCTTCGGCCACGGAACCTCCTTGCTGCCGAATGGTATCACGCCTTGCCTTGACGCGCCTCGGCACCGGACCTACCGTCGGCGCATGACCCCCGCGACGCCGAGAGCGTGGCACGTGGGCGCGCGCCGGCTCGTCTGCGGCCGCAGCCCGCTGTTGATGGGCGTCGTCAACGTCACCCCGGACAGCTTCTCCGACGGCGGCCGCTTCGAGGACGCCGAAGCCGCCGTGCGCCACGGCGTGCAGCTCGTCGAGGACGGCGCCGACCTGCTGGACGTGGGCGGCGAGTCCTCTCGCCCGGGCGCGGCCCCCGTGCCGCTCGAGACCGAGCTGCAGCGGGTGCTCCCGGTGCTGCAGGGCCTGCGCCGCCGCCTCGAGGTGCCGCTTGCCATCGACACCACCAAGGCCGCCGTCGCCCGCGCCGCCCTCGACTGCGGCGCCGACATCGTCAACGACATCAGCGGCCTGCGCTTCGACCCACAGATGCTGCCGCTCTTGGCCGCTTCCCGTTGCGGCATCGTCCTCATGCACATGCAGGGCACACCCCGGACGATGCAGGTGGCGCCGCGCTACGACGACGTGGTGCTCGAGGTCCGCGCCTGGCTGGACCAGCGCTGCAACGACCTCAGCGGCGCCGGGATCGCCGCGGAGCGCTTGCTGCTCGATCCGGGCCTCGGCTTCGGCAAGCGCTACGCCGACAACCTGGCGCTCCTCCGCCACCTCGACGCGCTCCGCGTGCACGAGCGGCCGCTCCTGGTGGGTGCCTCGCGCAAAGCCTTCCTCGGCTGGCTCCTGGCCGAGCCGGAACCGCTGGCACGTCTGGAGGGCGACCTGGCGGTGAGCGCTTGGTGCCGGCACCATGGGGTGGAATGCTTGCGGGTGCACGACGCCCGCGCCGCGCGGCGGCTGTTCCGCGTCCTCGAGGCCCTCGAAGGCGGCAGCGCCCTCCCTTGACCCGGGCCGCCGGGGAGCCGAAACTCGCGGCGCTCACCGTTGCAGACCGGGAGACAGGACATGACGCGATTCCGCCTCCTCTTCGAGATCCTCGACATCCTCCTGGTGGCTTTTCTCTTCTACCGCGTCTTCTTGCTCGTCCGCGGCACTCGCGCCGCCCAGATGTTCGTCGGTCT
This window harbors:
- a CDS encoding type II toxin-antitoxin system VapC family toxin, which encodes MIFVDSDVPMLLVGTPHRFKVEAQKWLEISITEGGPLVTDAAVLHEILRRYVAIDCREAIQPCLDVLLGVVDEVLPIDAGAVERAKTIVFGHPRLSARTALHLAVMERHGVDRVMSFDASFDDFPEIQRVRY
- a CDS encoding MoxR family ATPase: MALSQDGRWAEQDGVRFQLARPDETQREWIGQDEVLRQLLACWLVVDAEDAPLVPRIKGVPGIGKTTLGMAAAREREQQLYIFQCTADTRPEDLLITPVLAEAGRIVYHASPLVTAMVRGGVCILDEGNRMNEKSWASLAPLFDQRRYVESIIAGIMVPAHADFRACVTMNEDESTFEIPDYILSRLQPTLEVQFPNREDEIAILQYHLPFAEPELINLTVDFLQRAHGLGLDFSPRDGAHIVQYAVKRRAQEKGHPLSKDTAWREAVLRVLGEEALELETLAAKRRRAQGQARGPLGLGDFFFDPEDPLHPDRLAEDEEDEE
- a CDS encoding DUF1844 domain-containing protein; the protein is MSETSVNELFVSLIMQLHYTTWVQLGKVSHPVTGKSARDLDAAKESIDLLGALQEKTRGNLHAEEEKLLSRLLLDLRMNYVEELKLGATPTESPATAEPPAAETPGQDVAAGTPGQEPAAGSTGS
- the folP gene encoding dihydropteroate synthase; translated protein: MGARRLVCGRSPLLMGVVNVTPDSFSDGGRFEDAEAAVRHGVQLVEDGADLLDVGGESSRPGAAPVPLETELQRVLPVLQGLRRRLEVPLAIDTTKAAVARAALDCGADIVNDISGLRFDPQMLPLLAASRCGIVLMHMQGTPRTMQVAPRYDDVVLEVRAWLDQRCNDLSGAGIAAERLLLDPGLGFGKRYADNLALLRHLDALRVHERPLLVGASRKAFLGWLLAEPEPLARLEGDLAVSAWCRHHGVECLRVHDARAARRLFRVLEALEGGSALP